A stretch of Brassica napus cultivar Da-Ae chromosome C6, Da-Ae, whole genome shotgun sequence DNA encodes these proteins:
- the LOC106376807 gene encoding sucrose transport protein SUC1 — protein sequence MKMGAKDTAALETQSIEEDFDQPSPLRKIISVASIAAGVQFGWALQLSLLTPYVQLLGIPHKWSSLIWLCGPISGMIVQPIVGYYSDRCTSRFGRRRPFIASGAALVAVAVFLIGYAADIGYKMGDKLEQTPRVRAIGIFALGFWILDVANNTLQGPCRAFLADLAAGDAKRTRVANAVFSFFMAVGNVLGYAAGSYTNLHKMFPFAMTNACDIYCANLKSCFFLSITLLLIVTVTSLWYVKDKQWSPPQVNPGEENTKTVPFFGEIFGAFRVMERPMWMLLIVTALNWIAWFPFLLFDTDWMGREVYGGSSQGDDRMKKLYNEGVHSGALGLMFNSIVLGFMSLGVEWIGRKVGGAKRLWGIVNFILAVGLAMTVLVTKLAADYRKIAGPYAGPSPGIRAGALSLFAVLGIPLAITFSIPFALASIFSSSSGAGQGLSLGVLNLAIVIPQMIVSLGGGPFDALFGGGNLPAFVLGAIAAAISGVLAFTVLPSPPPDAPASSGAMGFH from the exons ATGAAAATGGGAGCTAAAGATACGGCGGCGCTAGAGACACAGTCTATCGAGGAAGATTTCGACCAGCCATCTCCTCTCCGTAAGATCATCTCCGTCGCTTCCATCGCCGCCGGTGTACAGTTCGGGTGGGCCCTGCAGCTCTCTCTCCTCACTCCTTACGTACAACTTCTCGGTATCCCTCACAAATGGTCCTCCCTCATCTGGCTATGCGGTCCCATCTCCGGCATGATTGTTCAACCTATCGTAGGTTACTACAGCGACAGGTGCACGTCGAGATTCGGTCGCCGTCGTCCTTTCATCGCCTCCGGAGCCGCCTTGGTCGCCGTCGCCGTGTTCTTGATCGGTTACGCCGCCGACATCGGGTACAAAATGGGTGACAAGCTCGAGCAAACGCCGAGGGTTCGAGCCATAGGGATCTTCGCTCTCGGGTTCTGGATCCTCGACGTTGCCAACAACACTCTTCAAGGACCTTGCCGCGCTTTTCTAGCCGACTTAGCCGCGGGAGACGCTAAAAGAACGCGAGTCGCAAACGCGGTTTTCTCCTTCTTTATGGCGGTTGGAAACGTTTTGGGGTACGCGGCTGGTTCCTACACGAACCTACACAAAATGTTCCCGTTCGCGATGACAAACGCTTGCGATATATACTGCGCGAATCTCAAGAGCTGTTTCTTCTTGTCCATCACGCTCCTCCTCATCGTCACCGTCACGTCTCTTTGGTACGTTAAAGATAAACAATGGTCTCCTCCGCAGGTTAACCCCGGTGAGGAGAACACTAAGACCGTTCCTTTCTTTGGAGAAATCTTTGGAGCGTTTAGAGTCATGGAACGTCCCATGTGGATGCTTTTGATCGTCACGGCTCTTAACTGGATCGCATGGTTCCCGTTTCTTTTGTTCGATACTGATTGGATGGGACGTGAAGTGTACGGTGGAAGTTCACAAGGAGACGATAGAATGAAGAAACTGTACAACGAAGGAGTACACTCTGGTGCGTTGGGACTTATGTTTAACTCTATTGTTCTTGGTTTCATGTCACTTGGTGTTGAGTGGATTGGTCGGAAAGTGGGTGGAGCTAAACGGCTTTGGGGCATTGTGAACTTCATTCTTGCTGTTGGTTTGGCCATGACGGTTCTTGTTACAAAGTTGGCGGCGGATTACCGGAAAATCGCCGGTCCTTATGCCGGACCGTCGCCCGGTATTAGAGCTGGAGCGTTGAGTCTATTTGCTGTTCTTGGTATCCCGTTGGCT attaCTTTCAGTATTCCGTTTGCACTAGCCTCCATATTTTCAAGCAGTTCCGGCGCCGGCCAag GGCTTTCTTTAGGAGTTCTAAATTTGGCGATCGTGATACCACAAATGATAGTATCACTAGGAGGAGGACCTTTCGACGCACTCTTTGGCGGTGGAAACCTACCGGCATTTGTACTGGGAGCAATCGCAGCGGCGATCAGTGGAGTATTAGCGTTTACCGTTTTACCTTCACCGCCTCCGGACGCACCTGCCTCTTCAGGAGCCATGGGATTCCATTAG
- the LOC106373752 gene encoding uncharacterized protein LOC106373752, translated as MRDFLKFNDALLAKIGWRLINNPASLLGKILQGKYFPDGDFLTAGEASVMSHSWRGVLIGRDLLTKNIGWVIGNGHSISIWRDLWLNLSKQESPMGPPTEQSAGLMVSALVDANSGQWNIDLIQRLVPEYEEKILCLKPNVTGIPDKLIWLGTKSGDYTTKSGYFSTIDEDDGVAPTEVGFNWRKTVWNLDCAPKVKQFAWKVLKRALPVGERLIERHIDADPKCKRCGCSESITHLLFHCGFAQKVWLLAPLRTDMDFRGIIDLMAAWPSICNQTCLPPSGITSKALVPWIIWSLWKARNKFVFEGFSLSPEVTLSTAINLSREWSVNAKMELGRAPARWSQEIYASSGATITRSDAAWVSSSNSTGLGWTLLTSPEIRSFQKRLDFVGSPLMAEGLALREATLTCRRLEMRSVRFESDSAHLIKCLKTEIEVAELHSIVSDILSIVAEFESVSFGWIPREKNMIADVLAKNAQLVFEPLVVEDGINAPN; from the coding sequence ATGAGAGACTTCCTGAAATTTAACGACGCCCTGCTCGCCAAGATTGGATGGAGACTAATCAACAACCCGGCTAGCCTCTTGGGGAAAATCCTACAAGGGAAATATTTCCCAGACGGTGATTTCTTGACAGCAGGGGAAGCTTCTGTTATGTCACACAGTTGGAGAGGTGTTCTGATCGGCCGTGACCTGCTTACGAAAAACATCGGCTGGGTCATTGGCAATGGTCACTCTATTAGCATCTGGCGCGATCTATGGCTCAATCTGAGCAAACAAGAGAGCCCTATGGGCCCACCGACGGAACAGAGCGCTGGCCTAATGGTATCAGCCCTGGTCGATGCAAACTCGGGACAGTGGAACATAGACTTAATACAGCGACTGGTGCCGGAGTATGAAGAAAAGATCTTATGCTTGAAACCGAATGTTACTGGGATTCCAGACAAGCTAATCTGGTTGGGTACGAAATCCGGAGATTACACAACCAAATCTGGATACTTCTCCACCATCGATGAGGATGACGGAGTGGCTCCAACAGAAGTGGGTTTCAACTGGAGAAAAACTGTATGGAACTTAGACTGCGCCCCAAAAGTTAAACAATTTGCTTGGAAAGTCCTAAAAAGAGCCTTACCAGTTGGAGAGCGCCTTATTGAAAGACATATTGACGCCGATCCGAAGTGTAAAAGATGTGGCTGTAGCGAATCTATCACTCATCTCCTTTTCCACTGCGGGTTTGCTCAGAAGGTGTGGCTTCTAGCTCCCCTTAGAACCGACATGGACTTTAGAGGAATTATAGATTTAATGGCGGCATGGCCCTCTATCTGCAACCAAACTTGTCTACCCCCTTCGGGAATAACCTCAAAAGCGCTGGTTCCCTGGATCATCTGGTCGTTATGGAAGGCTAGgaacaaatttgtttttgagGGCTTCTCGCTTTCTCCGGAAGTTACCTTGTCGACTGCAATCAATCTATCACGTGAATGGAGTGTAAATGCGAAAATGGAGCTGGGAAGAGCACCAGCTCGTTGGTCTCAGGAGATATATGCTTCGAGTGGAGCTACAATCACCAGATCGGACGCGGCGTGGGTGTCGTCATCAAACTCTACAGGGCTAGGATGGACTCTCCTAACCTCACCGGAGATCAGGTCTTTTCAAAAACGCCTTGATTTCGTTGGATCCCCCCTGATGGCGGAGGGACTGGCGCTTAGGGAAGCTACCCTAACGTGTAGAAGATTGGAAATGCGATCGGTGCGCTTCGAGTCTGACTCTGCCCACCTAATTAAGTGCCTAAAAACTGAGATTGAAGTTGCAGAGTTGCATAGCATAGTGTCTGATATCCTTTCTATTGTTGCTGAATTTGAATCTGTTTCTTTTGGCTGGATTCCTAGGGAGAAGAACATGATTGCTGatgttttagcaaaaaatgCTCAGCTTGTATTTGAACCGCTGGTAGTTGAGGATGGTATCAATGCTCCTAACTGA